The following are encoded in a window of Penaeus vannamei isolate JL-2024 chromosome 17, ASM4276789v1, whole genome shotgun sequence genomic DNA:
- the IscU gene encoding iron-sulfur cluster assembly scaffold protein IscU: protein MALLRSISRSLPLLTGRSVSVTSSAKYHKKVIDHYENPRNVGSLDKNDSTVGTGLVGAPACGDVMKLQVKVDENGKIIDAKFKTFGCGSAIASSSLATEWVKGKTMDEALKIKNVDIAKELKLPPVKLHCSMLAEDAIKAALSDYKVKQSTKEKVAKENVQ, encoded by the exons ATGGCTCTTCTTCGCAGCATCTCgcgttcccttcctctcctgacGGGGAGGTCTGTCAGCGTCACCTCGTCGGCCAAGTATCACAAGAAG GTCATTGACCATTACGAAAATCCACGTAATGTTGGATCCCTCGACAAGAATGACTCCACAGTGGGCACAGGTCTTGTAGGAGCCCCTGCCTGTGGAGATGTAATGAAACTACAGGTGAAGGTGGATGAAAATGGGAAGATTATTGACGCCAAATTCAAGACATTTGGATGCGGTTCTGCCATTGCGTCATCATCTTTGGCGACAGAATGGGTAAAGGGAAAGACT ATGGATGAAGCtcttaaaataaaaaatgttgatATTGCAAAGGAGCTAAAACTACCTCCTGTCAAGCTACATTGTTCTA TGCTTGCTGAGGATGCTATAAAAGCAGCTCTAAGCGACTACAAGGTTAAGCAGTCGACTAAAGAGAAAGTTGCCAAAGAAAACGTGCAATAA
- the Nubp2 gene encoding cytosolic Fe-S cluster assembly factor NUBP2 homolog isoform X2, with the protein MAAVTGPVLQGVGKTILVLSGKGGVGKSTATVQIAATLRGKGYRVGILDVDLCGPSIPRMVGVEGKDVLTTPEGNWVPVYADNEKRLSIISIAFFLDSKTDAVIWRGPKKNAMIKQLLTSVAWDVDYLIVDTPPGTSDEHISVMENIKSAPVMGAVLVTTPQMVAVDDVNRELTFCKRTGINVLGIIENMSGFVCPSCSECSNILATGGGEQLAAKAKVSFLGRVPIDPNLVRCTEEGKNFLDMFAGSPVSEVYHNIIYQLVGENQEEMEVEN; encoded by the exons ATGGCGGCAGTAACAG GGCCAGTGCTACAGGGAGTTGGTAAAACAATTCTAGTTTTATCAGGGAAAGGTGGAGTTGGGAAAAGCACAGCAACAGTTCAGATAGCAGCCACACTTCGGGGAAAAGGGTATAGAGTTGGTATTTTAGATGTCGACCTCTGTGGCCCCTCAATACCACGAATGGTTGGGGTCGAAGGCAAGGACGTCCTAACAACTCCAGAAGG TAACTGGGTTCCAGTGTAtgcagataatgaaaaaagattaaGCATTATTTCCATTGCATTTTTCCTAGACTCAAAAACTGATGCTGTCATTTGGAGAGGTCCAAAGAAAAACG CAATGATCAAGCAGCTGTTAACAAGTGTAGCTTGGGATGTAGACTACCTTATAGTGGACACTCCTCCGGGCACTTCAGATGAGCATATATCTGTTATGGAAAACATCAA GTCTGCTCCAGTAATGGGTGCTGTTCTTGTAACAACACCTCAAATGGTGGCTGTGGACGATGTTAATAGAGAATTGACATTCTGCAAGCGAACGGGCATAAATGTACTTGGTATCATTGAGAATATGTCTGGATTTGTGTGTCCAAGTTGTTCA GAATGCAGCAACATCCTTGCAACAGGAGGTGGAGAACAACTTGCAGCCAAGGCAAAAGTGTCCTTTTTAGGTCGAGTGCCAATTGACCCGAATCTTGTCAGATGTACAGAGGAAGGAAAAAACTTCTTAGATATGTTTGCTGGTTCTCCAGTAAGTGAGGTTTACCACAACATAATTTACCAGCTTGTAGGAGAGAACCAAGAGGAAATGGAAGTAGAGAATTGA
- the LOC113803759 gene encoding uncharacterized protein translates to MEGAFKPGRGRRDQENVKICVNLDRTLTSSTCCRVVEDMLKYLLYQRHQIPVQYDILLREASMVEKECNETQGFNSNEMECSNHKEAISSQLEYEEDTLKVHQSKQERTKLKQKRKRLRWLEKVKKLIYEYNVIIQKVRSEIEKGDVAAVSFLIGSSVVTSKEFFSINFPHDYAVAGSDAGNDRHVLLQFFRAFVTNEDLVRVVSRPCSIQKLWMMLQKFDSPTSTSSANVFSTEGSTQTHSEICDLIPRCNFSPSQRTRIVKIVVTHKSPLGSPMELTPSIGKLVSQGAFKSNRKNSSKRSLVFGINNVSKRYSFSNDMANHSHLEDLGVTPDSVERKIPCKSFPPVNNFNESVVMDDSMSVSNRPGSPGLMTPRNILKGPEPIIETPTVSSHITSASSASTASPSRLLASCMSNFNISDAWNDKSPSEEQAVMWYQVDHSIKGFKDICFR, encoded by the exons ATGGAGGGAGCTTTCAAACCCGGACGCGGTCGTCGGGACCAAGAAAATGTCAAAATTTGCGTCAATCTCGATAGAACTTTAACTTCTTCAACATGCTGCAGAGTCGTAGAAGACATGTTAAAGTATTTATTGTATCAGCGGCATCAAATTCCTGTTCAGTATGATATACTGCTGCGAGAAGCGTCGATGGTAGAGAAAGAATGTAACGAGACTCAAGGATTTAATTCGAACGAG ATGGAATGTTCAAATCATAAGGAAGCAATCTCGAGTCAATTAGAATATGAAGAAGACACTTTGAAG GTACATCAGTCGAAACAGGAAAGGACGAAgctgaaacagaaaagaaagaggctGCGTTGGTTAGAAAAGGTGAAgaaacttatatatgaatataatgtgaTCATACAG AAAGTACGGagtgaaatagaaaaaggagatgTTGCTGCTGTCAGTTTTCTCATAGGAAGTTCTGTAGTAACAAGTAAAGAATTTTTTTCCATTAACTTCCCACATGATTATGCAGTAGCTGGTTCTGATGCAGGAAATGACCGTCATGTTCTCTTGCAATTCTTCAG GGCTTTTGTTACAAATGAGGATTTAGTCAGAGTGGTAAGTCGTCCTTGTAGCATCCAGAAGCTTTGGATGATGCTGCAGAAGTTTGATTCCCCAACATCTACATCCTCAGCTAATGTTTTTAGTACAGAAGGGAGCACTCAGACCCATTCTGAGATTTGTGACCTCATTCCTCGCTGCAACTTCTCTCCCAGCCAGCGTACCCGCATTGTTAAAATAGTCGTAACTCACAAGTCTCCTCTAGGATCTCCTATGGAGCTGACACCAAGTATAGGAAAGCTGGTCTCTCAGGGGGCTTTCAAATCTAATAGAAAAAATTCAAGCAAAAGGTCTCTGGTTTTCGGCATTAACAACGTGTCTAAGCGTTACTCTTTCTCAAATGACATGGCAAACCACAGCCATTTGGAAGACCTGGGAGTCACACCAGATTCTGTTGAAAGGAAAATTCCATGTAAAAGTTTCCCCCCAGTTAACAACTTCAATGAAAGTGTAGTTATGGACGACTCCATGTCAGTTAGTAACAGACCTGGATCACCAGGACTAATGACACCAAGGAATATCCTAAAAGGACCAGAACCCATAATAGAAACTCCCACAGTATCCTCCCACATCACAAGTGCTTCTTCAGCGTCCACTGCTTCGCCAAGCAGACTGCTAGCTTCCTGTATGAGTAACTTTAACATTTCTGATGCTTGGAATGACAAGTCTCCATCAGAAGAACAGGCTGTTATGTGGTATCAAGTTGACCATTCCATTAAGGGTTTTAAAGATATATGTTTCAGATAG
- the Nubp2 gene encoding cytosolic Fe-S cluster assembly factor NUBP2 homolog isoform X1 → MRCHHNRFWPVLQGVGKTILVLSGKGGVGKSTATVQIAATLRGKGYRVGILDVDLCGPSIPRMVGVEGKDVLTTPEGNWVPVYADNEKRLSIISIAFFLDSKTDAVIWRGPKKNAMIKQLLTSVAWDVDYLIVDTPPGTSDEHISVMENIKSAPVMGAVLVTTPQMVAVDDVNRELTFCKRTGINVLGIIENMSGFVCPSCSECSNILATGGGEQLAAKAKVSFLGRVPIDPNLVRCTEEGKNFLDMFAGSPVSEVYHNIIYQLVGENQEEMEVEN, encoded by the exons ATGAGATGCcatcacaatagatttt GGCCAGTGCTACAGGGAGTTGGTAAAACAATTCTAGTTTTATCAGGGAAAGGTGGAGTTGGGAAAAGCACAGCAACAGTTCAGATAGCAGCCACACTTCGGGGAAAAGGGTATAGAGTTGGTATTTTAGATGTCGACCTCTGTGGCCCCTCAATACCACGAATGGTTGGGGTCGAAGGCAAGGACGTCCTAACAACTCCAGAAGG TAACTGGGTTCCAGTGTAtgcagataatgaaaaaagattaaGCATTATTTCCATTGCATTTTTCCTAGACTCAAAAACTGATGCTGTCATTTGGAGAGGTCCAAAGAAAAACG CAATGATCAAGCAGCTGTTAACAAGTGTAGCTTGGGATGTAGACTACCTTATAGTGGACACTCCTCCGGGCACTTCAGATGAGCATATATCTGTTATGGAAAACATCAA GTCTGCTCCAGTAATGGGTGCTGTTCTTGTAACAACACCTCAAATGGTGGCTGTGGACGATGTTAATAGAGAATTGACATTCTGCAAGCGAACGGGCATAAATGTACTTGGTATCATTGAGAATATGTCTGGATTTGTGTGTCCAAGTTGTTCA GAATGCAGCAACATCCTTGCAACAGGAGGTGGAGAACAACTTGCAGCCAAGGCAAAAGTGTCCTTTTTAGGTCGAGTGCCAATTGACCCGAATCTTGTCAGATGTACAGAGGAAGGAAAAAACTTCTTAGATATGTTTGCTGGTTCTCCAGTAAGTGAGGTTTACCACAACATAATTTACCAGCTTGTAGGAGAGAACCAAGAGGAAATGGAAGTAGAGAATTGA